A genomic segment from Lignipirellula cremea encodes:
- a CDS encoding SGNH/GDSL hydrolase family protein has translation MLRSTSYFISVAIIFAGLSPCAAQPATPPNAQDAAAKTLPKVLLIGDSISGGYTKAVIQRMEGTANVSRIPGNGEYTGTGLKKIDEWLGDQRWDVIHFNWGLWDMYGWQYAKEDRSPKAYEERLEKLVLRLEMTGAKLIWATTTPVCPEAEATMLNRFKTELKITPEVEREYLDAAQRVMKKHQIQINDLHALVLPELETLSPAPDNVHFTGSGYGRMAKQVAEVITSAIQSEASDDNEAQEPANAPSVREQ, from the coding sequence ATGCTTAGAAGCACATCCTATTTCATCTCGGTCGCGATCATCTTTGCTGGTCTATCTCCATGCGCTGCACAGCCGGCGACGCCGCCCAATGCCCAGGACGCCGCCGCGAAGACTCTGCCGAAGGTCCTACTCATCGGCGACTCGATCAGCGGCGGATACACCAAAGCGGTGATCCAACGCATGGAGGGCACGGCGAATGTCTCTCGGATTCCGGGAAACGGAGAATACACCGGCACCGGGTTGAAAAAGATTGATGAGTGGCTTGGGGATCAGAGATGGGATGTGATCCATTTCAACTGGGGTCTCTGGGACATGTACGGGTGGCAGTACGCCAAGGAGGACCGTTCGCCCAAGGCGTACGAAGAGCGATTAGAGAAGCTGGTTTTGCGTCTGGAAATGACTGGGGCCAAGCTCATCTGGGCGACCACGACGCCCGTTTGTCCCGAGGCCGAGGCGACGATGCTCAATCGATTCAAGACCGAGCTAAAGATCACGCCCGAGGTCGAGAGGGAGTATCTCGACGCGGCCCAACGCGTGATGAAGAAGCATCAGATTCAAATCAATGACCTCCATGCGCTGGTTCTGCCCGAGTTAGAAACGCTCTCGCCCGCCCCGGACAACGTACACTTTACCGGCTCGGGGTACGGCAGAATGGCCAAACAGGTCGCCGAAGTCATCACAAGCGCGATTCAGTCCGAGGCGTCCGACGACAATGAGGCCCAGGAACCGGCAAACGCCCCATCCGTTCGTGAACAGTGA
- a CDS encoding serine hydrolase domain-containing protein, producing the protein MGQSNRLRWLMIAAMAFVTATPALAIADEAELRERFGEQQFAPTGGFVLRQGQKLPDLVWNNPELVATLVGNPAIPTRWFNEQFEEVAKAAETGRYYAYGEAPVPNGPALRRAMTCCCVGKDVNLKAVAEKSIAGTPEAQYPDGRREEVDDLVRQWQSTEEGAVELAALLDADRPAGPVRRGQWQMENATQHVLLKRKLMGLDRQPLVKATPKQLPGEAAPTLREAPLTETGISEAHVRAIESKLDDWYAASKEPMAIVIAQNGVIVLAKGFGTLDGEQVTVDTPMSLDSAMKPLIGLQLATYIDRGYLQLDEPIGNYLPDFDTPRDRNLTFRSGHVHATGIHFPWELAFRRLFYFHTWHESLIAHCKREWEPGAKHRYGVVGVILSVRALELLRGRNYWDAMERDLFAPLGIHNVLPGGRGFSAESMARIGVLLDNGGKYGAWEVFSEKTHAAILPTSLKPYFPDLDMEYGIGLKDASQHLGPGSYGHGGGCGTLLAINPEQHLVVAMVRNGQGKDYKKYRDETMALVRKSIKE; encoded by the coding sequence ATGGGACAATCCAATCGGTTGCGTTGGTTGATGATCGCTGCCATGGCCTTCGTTACCGCGACGCCCGCCCTCGCGATCGCTGACGAAGCGGAGCTTAGGGAACGCTTTGGTGAACAACAGTTCGCGCCGACAGGTGGATTCGTTCTTCGACAGGGCCAGAAGCTCCCGGATCTAGTTTGGAACAATCCTGAACTGGTGGCGACGCTCGTTGGTAACCCCGCCATCCCGACCAGGTGGTTCAACGAGCAGTTCGAGGAAGTCGCGAAAGCAGCAGAAACCGGGCGGTACTATGCCTACGGCGAAGCGCCAGTCCCGAACGGCCCAGCCCTTCGACGGGCAATGACTTGTTGCTGTGTTGGGAAAGATGTGAACCTGAAAGCTGTTGCCGAGAAGTCGATCGCAGGTACACCCGAGGCCCAATACCCTGATGGGCGGCGGGAAGAAGTCGACGACCTGGTGCGGCAATGGCAATCCACGGAAGAAGGCGCCGTCGAACTGGCCGCGTTGCTCGACGCGGACCGACCGGCAGGCCCGGTACGACGAGGCCAGTGGCAGATGGAAAACGCCACCCAGCACGTTCTCCTCAAACGCAAGCTGATGGGCCTCGACCGCCAGCCGCTGGTGAAGGCAACTCCCAAGCAACTGCCGGGTGAAGCCGCCCCCACATTACGGGAAGCGCCGCTGACGGAGACAGGCATCTCCGAGGCGCACGTCCGTGCGATCGAAAGCAAGCTCGATGATTGGTATGCGGCTTCCAAGGAACCGATGGCTATTGTCATCGCCCAGAATGGCGTCATCGTTCTGGCCAAGGGATTCGGAACGCTCGATGGCGAGCAGGTCACGGTCGATACGCCGATGTCGCTGGACTCGGCCATGAAACCCCTGATTGGCCTTCAGCTGGCCACTTACATCGATCGCGGGTACTTGCAACTCGACGAACCGATCGGCAACTATCTCCCCGACTTTGACACTCCGCGGGACCGCAATCTGACGTTTCGGTCAGGTCACGTTCACGCCACTGGCATCCACTTCCCTTGGGAGCTGGCTTTCCGGCGATTGTTCTACTTCCACACCTGGCACGAGAGTCTGATTGCCCACTGTAAGCGAGAGTGGGAGCCAGGGGCCAAACATCGGTATGGTGTCGTTGGCGTCATCCTATCGGTCCGGGCTCTGGAACTGTTGCGAGGAAGAAACTACTGGGACGCGATGGAGCGGGATCTATTTGCGCCGCTCGGCATCCACAACGTGTTGCCTGGCGGAAGAGGCTTCTCCGCAGAAAGCATGGCCCGGATCGGGGTATTGCTGGACAACGGCGGCAAGTACGGCGCGTGGGAAGTGTTTTCTGAGAAAACGCATGCTGCGATTCTGCCGACGTCGCTCAAGCCCTACTTTCCCGACCTGGACATGGAGTACGGCATCGGATTGAAAGACGCGAGCCAGCACTTGGGACCTGGCAGCTACGGCCATGGCGGTGGCTGCGGCACATTGCTGGCCATCAATCCGGAGCAGCATCTAGTCGTCGCGATGGTCAGGAATGGACAGGGAAAAGACTACAAGAAATACCGTGATGAAACGATGGCGTTGGTGAGAAAGTCGATCAAGGAATGA
- a CDS encoding NAD(P)/FAD-dependent oxidoreductase, producing the protein MSTRNQTVAVIGAGIGGLSCARQLCAAGFGVRIFDKSRGVGGRVSVRRAETDAVFDHGAQYFTVKDAAMAQEVERWTAAGVVAPWQCRIGSLNSGQWKPTKSETTRYVGVPGMTAIAKHLAVDADLVLQTQVTTIARHDRGWRLFAKDGQDLGIFDILILNAPAPQSASLLNDFPSFAQRIRDAKFAPCWAVMLAFDQRLDVPWDAAFIDDSSLSWIARNSSKPGRPAKPDCWVLHANPDWSTTHLEDSQEEVTARLLTTFWQVLGEPPQQPMFAAAHRWRFALPSEPLEQQCLFDEDLRLGACGDWCGGPRIEGAYLSGLALAEAASKVR; encoded by the coding sequence ATGTCAACTCGTAATCAAACCGTTGCAGTTATTGGCGCTGGGATCGGCGGCTTGAGCTGCGCTCGCCAGCTTTGTGCTGCGGGCTTCGGCGTCCGAATCTTCGATAAGAGTCGCGGAGTTGGTGGTCGGGTATCCGTTCGACGCGCGGAGACCGACGCTGTATTCGATCATGGAGCGCAATACTTCACCGTCAAGGATGCGGCGATGGCTCAGGAGGTCGAACGCTGGACGGCGGCTGGAGTTGTCGCTCCCTGGCAGTGTCGCATCGGGTCGCTCAACTCGGGGCAATGGAAGCCAACGAAATCAGAGACCACACGGTACGTCGGCGTACCCGGCATGACGGCGATTGCGAAGCATCTCGCCGTGGATGCGGACCTTGTCTTGCAAACGCAAGTGACAACAATCGCCCGACATGACCGTGGCTGGCGACTCTTCGCCAAGGACGGGCAAGACCTTGGCATCTTTGACATCTTGATTCTCAACGCTCCGGCTCCCCAGTCGGCCAGCCTGCTAAACGACTTTCCGAGTTTCGCACAGAGGATTCGGGACGCGAAGTTCGCACCCTGCTGGGCGGTCATGTTGGCTTTCGATCAGCGACTGGATGTGCCTTGGGATGCCGCGTTTATTGACGATTCGTCGCTTTCCTGGATCGCTCGCAACAGCAGCAAGCCAGGGCGTCCGGCGAAGCCAGATTGCTGGGTGCTGCATGCGAATCCTGATTGGTCGACAACACACTTGGAAGATTCACAAGAGGAGGTGACGGCTCGCCTACTCACCACCTTCTGGCAAGTCCTCGGCGAGCCGCCTCAGCAGCCTATGTTTGCCGCCGCTCATCGCTGGCGTTTTGCGTTGCCCAGCGAACCGCTGGAACAGCAGTGCCTGTTCGATGAGGATTTGCGGTTGGGAGCATGCGGAGACTGGTGCGGTGGTCCACGCATCGAGGGTGCGTATCTCAGCGGGCTCGCGCTGGCCGAAGCAGCTAGCAAGGTCCGCTGA
- a CDS encoding DUF427 domain-containing protein: MPPPVYYFPPQDVRMDFLEPTQRQTWCEWKGNARYFDVVVGDRRIENAAWAYPSPTPSFEVIRDHLAFYPHLMDACFVGDEQVQAQAGGFYGGWVTSNIVGPFKGEPGTQGW; encoded by the coding sequence ATGCCCCCTCCAGTCTACTATTTCCCGCCCCAGGACGTCCGCATGGATTTCTTGGAGCCGACGCAGAGACAGACTTGGTGCGAATGGAAGGGGAACGCCCGCTACTTTGATGTAGTCGTGGGAGACCGCAGGATTGAAAACGCGGCCTGGGCGTATCCATCACCGACGCCGTCGTTTGAGGTCATACGGGATCACTTGGCCTTCTATCCTCACCTGATGGATGCCTGCTTCGTTGGCGACGAACAGGTGCAAGCGCAGGCAGGCGGATTCTACGGCGGTTGGGTCACCAGCAACATCGTCGGTCCGTTCAAGGGCGAGCCCGGAACACAAGGATGGTAG
- a CDS encoding sialate O-acetylesterase, whose protein sequence is MSTMRAVPLLSFLLVLASVLAALPALGEEQPVKVYILSGQSNMVGIGQVTGGGSRWGSEFIDPVLSVYPGKYQADADYEEMAPTKTLKLDSFGGVQPTPYPGGGTQIVRGFIAIKTTGVYEFRPGYGGSTQNIMEVDGKEVYRGEPGKTAVHTSIKLNSGKKVPFKITYLTDQANGLGWIARTDIPGTLATVVKQDGKFPYLVDEQDNWVERKDVWYKGVVTATADKWLSVGCGAGDNNIGPELGFGHIVGDYHEEPVLILKASQGNRSLGWDFLPPGSEQFEYDGFVYAGYKDSPARWEKGTNPKPINWYAGKQYDDCFSAAHEVLENFDTEFPQWKGRGYEIAGFVWWQGHKDGGEPYASRYEQNLVHFIKTLRKEFDAPQAPFAIATIGFDGWNMAGPHKTVAEAQLAVSGDKGKYPEFKGNVLTVETRGFWRDPEVSPRNQGFHYNQNAETYMLVGEALGKGMLKLLEAKK, encoded by the coding sequence ATGAGCACAATGCGCGCGGTTCCACTTCTTTCGTTCCTACTTGTTCTCGCGTCGGTACTGGCTGCCTTGCCCGCGTTGGGCGAGGAACAACCCGTCAAGGTCTACATCCTCTCCGGCCAATCCAATATGGTCGGGATCGGCCAGGTGACGGGCGGCGGCAGCCGCTGGGGCTCTGAGTTCATTGATCCGGTTCTCTCCGTTTATCCCGGCAAGTACCAAGCGGATGCCGATTACGAAGAAATGGCGCCGACAAAGACGCTGAAACTGGACAGCTTCGGCGGCGTCCAACCCACGCCTTACCCCGGCGGCGGCACGCAGATCGTACGCGGGTTCATCGCGATCAAGACAACGGGCGTTTACGAGTTTCGCCCCGGCTATGGTGGTTCGACCCAGAACATCATGGAAGTCGATGGCAAGGAAGTCTATCGCGGAGAGCCTGGGAAGACTGCGGTTCACACGTCAATCAAACTGAACTCCGGTAAGAAGGTCCCGTTCAAGATTACTTACCTGACGGATCAGGCCAACGGACTCGGCTGGATCGCACGCACCGACATCCCCGGCACGCTGGCGACCGTGGTGAAGCAAGACGGTAAGTTTCCTTACCTCGTTGACGAACAAGACAACTGGGTCGAACGGAAAGACGTCTGGTACAAGGGCGTGGTGACCGCCACGGCGGACAAGTGGCTCAGCGTTGGTTGCGGGGCCGGCGACAATAACATCGGGCCAGAACTCGGATTTGGGCACATCGTTGGTGACTACCACGAGGAGCCGGTGCTGATTCTCAAGGCCTCGCAGGGCAACCGCTCGCTGGGCTGGGATTTTCTCCCGCCAGGGAGCGAGCAGTTCGAGTACGACGGCTTTGTCTACGCCGGTTACAAAGACTCGCCGGCGCGATGGGAGAAAGGCACAAACCCCAAGCCGATCAACTGGTACGCAGGCAAACAGTACGACGACTGCTTCAGCGCGGCGCACGAAGTACTTGAGAACTTTGACACGGAGTTTCCGCAGTGGAAGGGCCGCGGCTACGAGATCGCTGGATTCGTCTGGTGGCAGGGGCATAAGGATGGCGGCGAGCCATATGCGAGTCGGTACGAGCAAAACCTCGTGCACTTCATCAAGACACTGCGGAAGGAGTTCGACGCGCCGCAGGCCCCGTTCGCCATCGCCACGATCGGCTTCGACGGATGGAACATGGCGGGACCGCACAAGACGGTCGCCGAGGCCCAACTCGCCGTCAGCGGCGACAAAGGCAAGTATCCTGAGTTCAAGGGAAACGTGTTGACCGTCGAGACACGCGGCTTCTGGCGCGATCCGGAAGTGTCGCCCAGGAATCAGGGCTTTCACTACAACCAGAATGCCGAGACCTACATGCTTGTTGGCGAGGCCTTGGGCAAGGGGATGCTCAAACTGCTGGAAGCCAAAAAGTAG
- a CDS encoding sialate O-acetylesterase, producing MRIPAVFLLLLASLVSSAVADVKEPVKVFILAGQSNMVGHGKTQDGLNPEYDPSQPQSATNRREIPGGIGGLAWAVNTMPETFGQNGTDPLVDGDGEWLVRDDVSVYSCIEVFKDKKNPGQLTEGHTQKGRHTVGFGKGSWNGPEYGFGHVVGNALEQDVLIIKVATGGTSLQTDWRSPTAVAKRGGEVGYMWPHMLRTVKHVLDNLGAEFPEYAGQDYEIAGFGWHQGWNDRTEKGVAEYEANLADLIKDVRGEFGNDLAFVVANTGIGGTEVAGVGLDLINAQGAVADYEKYPGHKGNVAVVDTRPMYRDKTESPSGFGYHWNHNGITHYEIGAGMGKGMIELLKSNE from the coding sequence GTGAGAATCCCCGCCGTCTTTCTGCTTCTGCTTGCATCGCTAGTGTCGTCCGCAGTCGCCGACGTCAAAGAGCCCGTGAAGGTCTTTATCCTCGCCGGGCAGTCCAACATGGTCGGCCACGGCAAGACTCAGGACGGGCTCAACCCCGAGTACGACCCGAGTCAGCCGCAGTCCGCCACGAACCGCCGCGAGATCCCAGGCGGGATCGGCGGCTTGGCCTGGGCGGTCAACACCATGCCCGAGACCTTCGGCCAGAACGGGACTGATCCGCTGGTCGACGGCGACGGCGAGTGGCTCGTCCGCGACGACGTGAGTGTCTACTCCTGCATCGAGGTCTTCAAGGACAAGAAGAACCCCGGACAGCTGACGGAGGGTCACACCCAGAAGGGTCGGCACACGGTCGGCTTCGGCAAGGGAAGTTGGAACGGACCGGAGTACGGCTTCGGCCATGTCGTCGGCAACGCGCTGGAGCAGGACGTGCTGATCATCAAGGTCGCGACCGGCGGGACCAGCCTGCAAACGGACTGGCGCTCGCCGACCGCCGTGGCCAAGCGGGGCGGCGAGGTCGGCTACATGTGGCCCCACATGCTCCGCACGGTGAAGCACGTGCTGGACAACCTCGGCGCCGAGTTCCCCGAATACGCGGGGCAGGACTACGAGATCGCGGGCTTCGGCTGGCATCAGGGCTGGAACGACCGCACGGAGAAGGGTGTCGCCGAGTACGAGGCCAACCTGGCCGACCTGATCAAGGACGTGCGGGGCGAGTTCGGCAATGACCTAGCCTTTGTCGTCGCGAATACCGGGATCGGCGGTACCGAGGTGGCTGGCGTCGGGCTGGACCTGATCAACGCCCAGGGCGCGGTCGCCGACTACGAGAAGTACCCCGGCCACAAGGGCAATGTCGCGGTGGTCGATACGAGACCGATGTACCGCGACAAGACCGAGTCGCCGTCTGGCTTCGGCTACCACTGGAACCACAACGGAATCACGCACTACGAGATCGGCGCGGGGATGGGCAAGGGCATGATCGAACTTCTCAAATCGAATGAGTAA
- a CDS encoding arylsulfatase: MMAKAIIALVATLFAGSAVAQQILPFPPAPSGSQAGVTIESSTYKKRVEPKRLPDDAPNILIILIDDVGPGTASTYGGEINTPTLSRIAKAGISYNRFHSTAMCSPTRAALLTGRNHTRVGNGQIAAIANDFDGFSGVIPKTSATMAEVLKAYGYNTAAFGKWHNTPEEQITSKGPFDYWPTGYGFEYFYGFLAGEASQYEPTMVRNTTYVERPKTSGGNNHYHLSEGIADDAIHWLREQKAYAPDKPWFVYWAPGASHGPHQVMKEWADKYKGKFDDGWDAYRKRVFDNQKKLGWIPDTAQLTPRADSMASWDSTPADEKPFQRRLMEVFAGFTEHADAQAGRLIDEIAAQGDFDNTLILYIWGDNGSSAEGLYGTISEQLAQNGIPTKISEHLTALEELGGLDALGSDKTDNMYHAGWAWAGSTPYKGTKLQGAYFGGIRQPMAVSWPRSIKADATPRPQFHHVNDIVPTVYDILDITPPQVVNGFTQDPFDGVSMTYTFGDTMAKGRKTTQFFDIMASRSIYQDGWFACARGPREPWVAGIPKGIREWSPLTDRWELYNLDEDWSQAKDLADEIPGKLEEMKALFLTESAKNKNLPIGGGLWSTALFHPEDAPASTLTEWTFAHPITGMPESAAPKLGKVSSLVTMEVDVPEKANGVLYALAGFSGGLTCYIKDNVLCYEFNLFQIRRTKIQSKEPLPPGKAKIEVESKLVDKIGGPIDVTLRVNGKQVANERVPNGMSLHFTSNATFDIGTDRDSPVSLDYFEEAPFTFNGTIGKTTIKYTKK, translated from the coding sequence ATGATGGCCAAAGCGATCATTGCTTTGGTGGCAACTCTATTCGCCGGTTCGGCGGTCGCGCAGCAGATTCTTCCATTTCCACCGGCTCCGTCTGGTTCTCAGGCGGGAGTGACCATTGAAAGTTCCACGTATAAGAAGCGGGTGGAGCCGAAACGTCTCCCCGACGATGCCCCAAACATCTTGATTATCTTGATCGACGACGTTGGACCAGGCACGGCGTCAACGTATGGAGGCGAAATCAACACGCCCACGCTCAGCCGAATCGCGAAAGCGGGCATCTCCTACAATCGCTTCCACTCGACGGCCATGTGTTCGCCCACGCGAGCCGCACTGCTCACGGGTCGCAACCACACCCGCGTAGGGAATGGGCAGATCGCAGCGATCGCTAACGACTTCGATGGATTCAGTGGAGTCATTCCCAAAACCTCAGCAACCATGGCCGAGGTGCTGAAAGCGTACGGTTACAATACGGCCGCGTTCGGCAAATGGCACAATACTCCCGAAGAGCAGATTACCTCAAAGGGGCCGTTCGATTACTGGCCTACTGGGTACGGGTTCGAGTATTTCTATGGCTTCCTTGCCGGCGAGGCATCTCAGTATGAACCCACGATGGTGCGCAACACGACCTATGTGGAACGTCCCAAAACGTCCGGTGGCAACAATCATTACCATCTCTCTGAGGGCATTGCCGACGATGCGATCCACTGGCTACGGGAACAGAAGGCTTACGCGCCTGACAAACCGTGGTTTGTGTATTGGGCTCCAGGTGCATCGCACGGCCCTCACCAGGTGATGAAGGAATGGGCCGACAAATACAAAGGCAAGTTCGACGATGGCTGGGACGCTTATCGCAAGCGTGTCTTCGACAACCAGAAGAAGCTCGGCTGGATTCCAGACACCGCGCAACTTACTCCGCGCGCCGACAGCATGGCATCTTGGGACTCCACTCCCGCGGACGAGAAGCCTTTCCAACGGCGACTCATGGAAGTCTTTGCCGGTTTCACGGAGCACGCTGATGCGCAGGCAGGACGACTCATCGACGAGATTGCCGCCCAGGGAGATTTCGACAATACGCTGATTCTTTACATCTGGGGCGACAATGGGTCTTCTGCCGAAGGGCTTTATGGCACGATCAGCGAACAACTCGCCCAAAACGGCATCCCCACGAAGATTTCCGAACACCTGACCGCCCTCGAAGAGCTTGGCGGGCTTGATGCCCTGGGCAGCGACAAGACGGATAACATGTACCACGCCGGTTGGGCCTGGGCTGGAAGCACGCCTTACAAGGGCACCAAACTTCAAGGCGCCTACTTCGGCGGGATTCGCCAGCCGATGGCCGTTTCCTGGCCCAGGTCGATCAAGGCCGATGCCACTCCTCGCCCCCAGTTCCATCATGTGAACGACATCGTCCCCACTGTCTACGACATTCTTGACATTACCCCACCGCAGGTCGTCAACGGTTTCACTCAAGATCCCTTCGATGGTGTCAGCATGACTTATACCTTTGGTGATACGATGGCAAAGGGGCGCAAAACGACACAGTTCTTCGACATCATGGCCAGCCGCAGCATTTACCAGGACGGCTGGTTCGCCTGCGCTCGCGGTCCGCGTGAACCCTGGGTGGCCGGCATCCCAAAGGGCATCCGCGAATGGTCGCCTCTCACCGACAGATGGGAGCTTTACAATCTTGACGAGGATTGGAGCCAAGCCAAAGATCTCGCGGACGAGATACCCGGGAAACTTGAAGAAATGAAGGCCCTGTTCCTTACGGAGTCTGCGAAGAACAAAAACCTGCCCATCGGTGGTGGTCTCTGGTCAACGGCTCTCTTCCATCCCGAGGATGCCCCCGCATCGACGCTGACCGAATGGACTTTCGCGCATCCGATCACGGGCATGCCGGAATCGGCTGCGCCCAAACTTGGCAAGGTCAGCAGTCTCGTCACGATGGAGGTCGATGTTCCCGAGAAGGCCAACGGCGTGCTCTACGCGCTCGCCGGCTTCTCTGGCGGATTGACCTGCTATATCAAAGACAATGTCCTCTGTTACGAGTTCAACCTGTTCCAGATCCGCCGCACCAAGATCCAGTCGAAAGAACCATTGCCGCCGGGAAAAGCAAAGATCGAAGTGGAGTCCAAGTTGGTCGACAAAATCGGCGGCCCCATCGACGTGACACTTCGAGTCAACGGGAAACAGGTCGCCAATGAACGGGTTCCCAACGGGATGTCGCTGCATTTTACAAGTAATGCGACATTCGACATTGGAACGGATCGTGATTCGCCCGTTTCGCTGGACTACTTTGAGGAAGCCCCTTTCACGTTCAATGGAACGATCGGGAAAACCACGATCAAATACACGAAGAAATGA
- a CDS encoding sulfatase-like hydrolase/transferase — protein sequence MKLLHVLLALVGCCLSSLAHAAPPDDGSVLPFPSTPSASVAKPRLQDSTHKRRVEPSRLPADAPNILIVLIDDVGFGVPDTFGGFAHTPTLSRLAKEGISYNRFHTTAICSPTRAALLTGRNHQRVGSGTIAERAVDWDGYTGVMPKTSATVAEVLRHYGYKTSAFGKWHNTPANQTTAMGPFDYWPTGYGFEHFYGFLAGETSQWEPRLVQNTTAIEPPHDEGAVALVAGPAWLDWYWKKTASVPQ from the coding sequence ATGAAACTGCTTCACGTACTCCTTGCTTTGGTTGGTTGTTGTCTCTCCAGCTTAGCCCATGCCGCGCCGCCTGATGATGGCTCGGTTCTGCCTTTCCCGTCGACGCCTTCGGCAAGCGTTGCCAAACCGCGATTGCAGGACTCGACTCACAAGCGACGGGTTGAGCCGAGCCGATTGCCAGCCGATGCACCAAACATCCTGATCGTGCTGATCGACGATGTTGGATTCGGGGTTCCCGACACATTTGGCGGCTTCGCACACACGCCAACACTCAGCCGGTTAGCGAAGGAAGGCATCAGTTACAACCGCTTTCACACCACGGCGATCTGTTCGCCAACTCGTGCGGCGTTGTTGACCGGTCGTAACCATCAGCGTGTCGGCAGCGGCACGATCGCCGAGCGGGCCGTGGACTGGGACGGTTACACGGGGGTGATGCCCAAAACATCGGCCACCGTTGCGGAAGTGCTGCGGCACTACGGTTACAAGACGTCTGCGTTTGGAAAATGGCACAACACCCCAGCGAATCAAACGACAGCCATGGGACCGTTCGACTATTGGCCGACGGGTTACGGCTTTGAACACTTCTACGGCTTCCTGGCCGGTGAAACGTCCCAATGGGAGCCGCGCCTCGTCCAGAACACCACGGCAATCGAACCTCCCCATGACGAGGGTGCAGTCGCCCTGGTAGCAGGCCCGGCGTGGCTGGATTGGTATTGGAAAAAAACGGCGTCCGTGCCCCAATGA
- a CDS encoding transposase, whose product MIFERTLRRLESQRREQTAASFTWNGETYRRNRQTVSSIDTRFGRVNYERWFFQNGQPGSPGVAPLDVRLGIVAGRMTPALAEATGRLAADMPQQAALQMLRERFAVKMSVDSYRRVVAELATEVRGVHDEEAIEQLLDWLRQARQSAGKHSVLLQVGRDGVYVQTCPCWEEAACATLAVYDRNRKRLGTIYLGQMPESEQPTMTRRLTNVIEGVLRGLGDDLPALRYVTDAGCHPQAYYHDLLAKMKHPLTQQPLSWSWGVDFFHACEYVAKLAAAIYGTGKESANHWAEQQRKTLRDDPNGVSKVIARAAQQKRRHGLRGTKKDYALALNYFKRYRDYMDYAARRERGEPIGSGITEAGCKVIFNQRLKQSGMRWRRATGQYIVDLRTANRSRLWPRIWNRLITAARPLPPITQANTNRDPEIN is encoded by the coding sequence TTGATTTTCGAGCGAACGCTCCGGCGGCTGGAGTCGCAGCGGCGTGAGCAAACGGCCGCTTCTTTCACCTGGAATGGCGAAACCTATCGACGCAATCGGCAGACGGTCAGCTCGATCGACACCCGGTTTGGCCGGGTCAATTATGAGCGATGGTTTTTCCAGAACGGCCAGCCCGGATCGCCCGGCGTCGCGCCGCTGGATGTGCGGCTGGGGATCGTCGCGGGCCGCATGACGCCGGCCTTGGCGGAGGCGACCGGCCGACTCGCCGCCGACATGCCGCAGCAGGCCGCTTTGCAGATGCTGCGCGAACGCTTCGCCGTGAAGATGTCGGTCGATTCCTATCGCCGGGTCGTCGCCGAACTGGCCACGGAGGTTCGCGGCGTGCATGACGAAGAGGCGATCGAACAGCTGCTCGACTGGCTCCGGCAGGCTCGCCAAAGCGCAGGAAAACATAGCGTTTTATTGCAAGTGGGACGCGACGGCGTCTACGTTCAAACGTGTCCCTGCTGGGAGGAAGCGGCCTGCGCGACGCTCGCCGTTTATGATCGAAATCGAAAACGGCTGGGCACGATCTACCTGGGCCAGATGCCCGAGAGCGAACAGCCGACCATGACGCGGCGACTGACGAACGTCATCGAAGGCGTGCTCCGCGGTCTTGGCGACGACCTGCCCGCCTTGCGTTATGTGACGGACGCCGGCTGTCATCCGCAAGCCTATTATCATGACTTGCTGGCGAAGATGAAGCATCCGCTCACGCAGCAACCCTTGTCGTGGAGTTGGGGCGTCGATTTCTTCCACGCTTGCGAGTACGTCGCGAAGCTGGCCGCGGCCATTTACGGGACCGGGAAAGAGAGCGCGAACCACTGGGCCGAGCAACAACGAAAGACGTTGCGGGACGATCCGAACGGCGTCTCCAAAGTGATTGCTCGCGCGGCCCAGCAGAAACGCCGCCATGGTCTACGAGGAACGAAGAAGGATTACGCCTTGGCTTTGAACTACTTCAAGAGGTATCGCGACTACATGGACTACGCAGCGCGACGAGAGCGAGGCGAGCCGATCGGCAGCGGGATCACCGAAGCGGGCTGTAAAGTGATCTTCAACCAACGGCTCAAGCAATCCGGCATGCGTTGGCGTCGCGCGACGGGGCAATACATCGTTGACCTCAGAACGGCCAACCGCAGCCGCCTCTGGCCAAGAATCTGGAACCGCCTGATCACCGCCGCCCGCCCGCTCCCGCCGATAACTCAAGCCAACACAAACCGCGACCCCGAAATAAACTAA